A window of Candidatus Izemoplasma sp. contains these coding sequences:
- a CDS encoding RecQ family ATP-dependent DNA helicase, with translation MAIVFIDLEVDGKNNVKDYGAFVDRNHHFHGNNKGFIKFIKRYDTICGHNVLMHDLRYIDKEVKKAGIKQVIDTLPLSALLFAKRPYHSLVKNYKLKRDLNNDPFVDASLSHHLFVEEVEEWNRLDDNLKQIYYALLKSSDAFKDFFKYVGYKPYVENLKTLILERFNGQICSSVDISQLIHNYPEELAYCLAVINVSDQQSIAPNWVVHKYNNYQFVMDTLRGIPCHNCSYCTDHFNSKDALKQYFGYDSFRRFEGKSLQENAVNAQIDGKSILAIFPTAGGKSLTFQLPALMMGENVKGLTIVISPLQSLMNDQVENLKQKGINNVGTINGSMNTLERRNTLRDLRDGKINLLYIAPEMLRSPSTLKRLSKRNISRFVIDEAHCFSTWGHDFRVDYLYIATFIKNLQEESLKNKTIPVSCFTATAKEEVIEDIQDYFKSNLGIDMEVYRANTRRHNLHFYVKKCDGHKEKMIYIKDLLEDNRNKPVIIYTTRRKSAEKVADELNDSGFTARSYHGGMEIERKNQYQLAFSQGDVNIIVATSAFGMGVDKSDVAFVIHYQVSSTIEDYMQEAGRGGRDPNIDAQCHILYDEKDVEAHFSLLTSQKLTKSDINQVWKAIRSSTKQQNHLTISAKELVRRTGWDEETTIFDETTKVKTCILALEKAKYIERQENAATVYASSILPKTMKEATKKIEQLKNFDDNEKMQLQRIMTRLYTDKTTRIERGSKPITMIDDLYDELDLTKREIIRYINILKDFKLIKDDDDLVVQIPTDFKKNKSQKVMTNYINIMRKFIALVDDDKNFYSLKKLNSEIKEHIPASDGYALRRVINFLSEQKYIRETRVPRKVHHRYLSLLKPKEEIETYISNLASLTEFIINYSYKKFAAHNTDSIGYSLVQIKNAYNEQPSLFNSTTSLLECEQALLLINRVGSLIIDGGFLVLYNPMKIKRIEQGARTLYKDEDYDYFKRYYQNKIKKVHLLIHFVSVMQEDKQKGLELVDDYFNLSYQAFEDKYITDEYKNFINRPMTQGKYDELFKTLTNEQQAIINSKEENIVVLAGPGSGKTTLLVHKLASLIELEDVKVNQLLMLTFSRSATIVFKKRLYNLIGPKANYVDIKTFHSFCFDVLGEVGNIDYNDKLFKRAIAKIEQKNVVESIVNKTTLVIDEAQDMSKSDYELIKALMEWNNGLKIIAVGDDDQNIYAFRGSNAKYFYDLTKQGARIYELSINFRSKANLVDFTQKFVRKIKDRFKEKSGVSYTKEDGNILLYKYQSEYLYSPLLNMIKSMDSKKTTAILTPTNEQSEIIAGELDDHGIHVSLIQDNANYRLSMLKEVDELKRLFDSDNNVISKRRWKELTQMFLKSKKDNHLHENLKNLILGFDVLYPNQKYRVDLETYLDEMHLQDLYKEKNGIITVSTMHKSKGREFENVFLLVDKEMHDQETLRALYVSMTRAKSNLVILTNTDLFDDLPYSKITQDQKIYERPQSLSVQMTLYDVNLGGGKYIQHIMNKINTGTELNVEENKLTYLGKDALYFSNKMKEDIESKLEKGYRLSKAYVKYIVKWYDSDSDKYYWIPLPRVIYQKEN, from the coding sequence ATGGCTATCGTATTTATTGACTTAGAAGTGGATGGCAAGAATAATGTTAAAGATTATGGAGCTTTTGTTGACCGTAATCATCATTTCCATGGGAATAATAAGGGATTCATTAAATTTATAAAACGTTATGATACAATTTGTGGTCATAATGTTTTGATGCATGACTTACGCTATATAGATAAAGAAGTAAAAAAAGCAGGCATAAAGCAAGTAATAGATACCTTACCCTTGTCTGCTCTTTTGTTTGCGAAAAGACCCTACCATTCATTGGTTAAAAACTATAAGCTAAAGCGGGATTTAAATAATGATCCTTTTGTAGATGCGAGTCTATCACATCATCTATTTGTTGAAGAAGTAGAAGAATGGAATCGTCTAGATGATAACTTAAAACAAATTTACTATGCGTTATTAAAGTCAAGTGATGCATTTAAGGACTTTTTTAAATACGTTGGATACAAACCATATGTTGAAAATCTTAAAACCCTAATTTTAGAACGCTTTAATGGACAGATATGTTCTAGTGTTGATATAAGTCAACTGATTCATAACTATCCTGAAGAGTTAGCCTATTGTTTAGCAGTTATTAATGTATCTGATCAACAGAGTATCGCACCTAATTGGGTCGTCCATAAATACAATAATTATCAGTTTGTAATGGATACTTTACGTGGTATCCCGTGCCATAATTGTAGTTATTGTACGGATCATTTTAATAGTAAGGATGCGTTAAAGCAATATTTTGGATATGATTCTTTTAGACGCTTTGAGGGGAAAAGTTTACAAGAAAACGCCGTTAATGCCCAAATAGATGGAAAGTCAATTCTAGCTATTTTTCCAACAGCCGGTGGAAAATCCTTAACATTTCAATTACCTGCATTAATGATGGGAGAAAACGTTAAAGGATTAACAATTGTTATCTCACCATTACAGTCATTAATGAATGATCAGGTGGAAAACCTTAAACAAAAAGGTATTAATAATGTGGGAACAATTAATGGTTCAATGAATACACTAGAACGGCGTAATACTTTAAGAGATTTACGTGATGGTAAAATTAACTTACTCTATATTGCACCAGAGATGTTACGATCACCATCAACACTTAAACGGTTAAGTAAACGTAATATTAGCCGATTTGTAATTGATGAAGCCCACTGTTTTTCAACATGGGGACATGATTTTAGAGTGGACTATTTATATATTGCAACATTCATCAAAAACCTACAAGAAGAAAGTCTGAAAAATAAGACCATACCAGTATCGTGTTTCACAGCGACTGCTAAGGAAGAAGTTATTGAGGATATTCAAGATTACTTTAAGTCTAATTTAGGTATTGATATGGAAGTTTATAGAGCCAATACAAGACGACATAATTTGCATTTTTATGTTAAGAAATGTGATGGTCATAAAGAAAAAATGATATATATCAAGGATTTATTAGAAGATAATAGAAATAAGCCAGTTATCATTTATACAACACGACGTAAAAGTGCCGAAAAAGTTGCTGATGAGTTAAATGATAGTGGATTTACTGCACGATCTTATCATGGTGGAATGGAAATAGAAAGAAAGAATCAGTATCAATTAGCTTTTAGTCAAGGTGATGTAAATATTATTGTTGCAACTTCTGCATTTGGTATGGGTGTGGATAAAAGTGATGTGGCATTTGTTATTCATTACCAGGTGTCCTCAACAATTGAAGATTATATGCAAGAAGCAGGCCGTGGTGGACGTGATCCTAATATTGATGCTCAATGTCACATCTTATATGATGAAAAAGATGTTGAAGCGCATTTTAGTTTGCTCACAAGTCAAAAATTAACAAAGAGTGATATAAATCAGGTATGGAAAGCCATTAGAAGCTCTACTAAACAACAGAATCATTTAACCATTTCAGCCAAAGAACTTGTCCGTAGAACAGGGTGGGATGAAGAAACCACAATCTTTGATGAGACCACAAAAGTTAAGACATGTATTTTAGCTTTAGAAAAAGCAAAATATATTGAACGACAGGAAAATGCTGCCACAGTTTACGCATCTAGTATTCTCCCGAAAACGATGAAGGAAGCTACCAAGAAGATAGAACAACTTAAAAACTTTGATGATAATGAAAAGATGCAATTACAACGAATCATGACACGATTATATACTGATAAGACAACACGGATAGAGCGTGGGTCTAAACCTATTACCATGATTGATGATTTATATGATGAACTTGATTTAACCAAGCGTGAGATTATTAGATATATTAATATTTTAAAAGATTTTAAGCTTATCAAAGATGATGATGACTTAGTTGTTCAAATACCGACAGACTTCAAAAAGAATAAATCACAAAAAGTAATGACAAATTACATCAATATCATGCGTAAGTTTATTGCTTTAGTTGATGATGACAAGAATTTTTATAGTCTGAAAAAACTAAACTCAGAAATCAAAGAGCATATTCCTGCATCAGATGGTTACGCTCTTAGACGGGTCATAAACTTTTTGTCAGAACAAAAATATATCAGAGAAACTCGAGTACCAAGAAAAGTTCATCATAGATATTTATCATTATTAAAACCCAAGGAAGAAATAGAGACATATATAAGCAACCTTGCAAGTTTAACAGAATTTATTATCAATTATTCGTATAAAAAATTTGCTGCACATAATACAGATTCTATAGGGTATTCATTAGTTCAAATAAAAAACGCTTATAATGAACAACCTAGTCTATTTAATTCAACAACTAGTTTACTAGAATGTGAACAAGCACTGTTACTGATTAACCGTGTTGGGTCACTCATTATAGATGGTGGTTTCTTAGTGCTTTATAACCCAATGAAAATAAAGCGGATTGAACAAGGCGCTCGGACATTATATAAAGATGAAGACTATGATTATTTTAAACGGTATTATCAGAATAAAATTAAGAAAGTCCATCTACTGATTCATTTTGTTAGTGTCATGCAAGAAGATAAACAAAAAGGATTAGAATTAGTTGATGATTATTTTAACTTATCTTATCAAGCCTTTGAGGATAAATATATCACAGATGAGTATAAAAACTTTATTAATCGACCCATGACTCAGGGTAAGTATGATGAATTGTTTAAAACCTTAACAAATGAACAACAAGCTATTATTAACTCTAAAGAAGAAAATATTGTTGTACTAGCAGGCCCAGGAAGTGGTAAAACAACATTATTAGTCCATAAACTTGCCTCGTTAATAGAACTTGAAGATGTCAAAGTTAACCAATTATTGATGCTAACATTTAGCCGCTCGGCCACGATTGTATTTAAAAAAAGACTCTATAACTTGATTGGTCCAAAAGCTAATTATGTGGATATCAAGACATTTCACTCATTTTGTTTTGATGTGTTAGGGGAGGTTGGAAACATTGATTATAATGATAAACTTTTCAAGCGTGCTATTGCTAAAATTGAACAGAAAAATGTTGTTGAAAGCATAGTTAATAAAACGACACTAGTCATTGATGAAGCACAAGACATGAGTAAGTCGGACTATGAATTAATTAAAGCATTAATGGAATGGAACAACGGCCTTAAAATAATCGCAGTTGGAGATGATGATCAAAACATCTATGCCTTTAGAGGATCAAACGCTAAATATTTTTATGATCTCACAAAGCAAGGCGCTAGAATATATGAGTTAAGTATAAACTTTAGAAGCAAAGCAAATTTAGTTGATTTTACGCAGAAATTTGTTCGTAAAATAAAAGACCGATTTAAAGAGAAATCTGGTGTATCTTACACTAAAGAAGATGGAAATATCTTGCTCTATAAGTACCAGTCAGAATACTTATATTCACCATTATTAAATATGATTAAAAGTATGGATAGTAAAAAAACAACCGCAATTTTAACGCCAACAAATGAACAATCTGAAATTATTGCTGGAGAACTTGATGATCACGGTATTCATGTCTCGTTAATACAAGATAATGCTAACTACCGTTTATCGATGTTAAAAGAGGTCGATGAGTTAAAAAGGTTATTTGATTCAGATAATAATGTGATTTCTAAAAGACGATGGAAAGAATTAACGCAAATGTTCTTAAAAAGTAAAAAAGATAATCATTTACATGAAAACCTTAAAAATCTCATTTTAGGATTTGATGTATTATATCCTAATCAAAAGTACCGAGTTGATTTAGAAACCTATTTAGATGAAATGCACTTACAAGATTTATACAAAGAAAAAAACGGTATAATCACCGTTTCAACAATGCATAAATCGAAAGGAAGAGAGTTTGAGAATGTGTTTCTTCTTGTAGATAAAGAAATGCATGATCAAGAAACCTTAAGAGCATTATATGTCTCTATGACAAGAGCAAAAAGTAACCTTGTAATATTAACAAATACTGACTTATTTGATGATTTGCCATATTCTAAAATAACTCAAGATCAAAAAATATATGAGCGACCACAATCTCTAAGTGTTCAAATGACATTATATGATGTGAATCTCGGTGGCGGCAAATATATTCAACATATAATGAATAAGATAAACACAGGGACAGAACTTAATGTTGAGGAGAATAAGTTAACATACTTAGGTAAGGATGCCTTATATTTTTCTAATAAAATGAAAGAAGATATAGAAAGCAAGTTAGAAAAAGGATATAGACTATCTAAGGCATATGTTAAATATATTGTGAAATGGTACGATAGTGACAGCGATAAATATTATTGGATACCTTTACCCCGCGTAATATATCAAAAAGAGAATTAA
- a CDS encoding nucleoside triphosphate pyrophosphohydrolase, with amino-acid sequence MKVYNKLVRDGIPDIIEKAGKNCKTKILSDSEYVHELKRKLIEESQELIEAKTQKILSRS; translated from the coding sequence ATGAAAGTTTATAATAAACTCGTTCGAGATGGCATACCGGATATTATAGAAAAAGCAGGAAAGAACTGTAAAACAAAAATATTGTCTGATTCAGAATATGTACATGAATTAAAGAGAAAATTAATTGAGGAATCGCAAGAATTAATAGAAGCAAAAACTCAAAAAATATTATCGAGGAGTTAG
- a CDS encoding IS3 family transposase, which produces MSRVGRCIDNGPMEAFFGVMEVEMYKLNKFYAIDQLKMAIEEYITFYNNQRYQPVLKGLTPMELRNQAFALIQ; this is translated from the coding sequence ATGTCTAGAGTTGGCCGCTGTATTGACAACGGACCAATGGAAGCATTCTTCGGAGTAATGGAAGTTGAGATGTATAAGCTAAATAAGTTTTACGCCATAGACCAATTAAAAATGGCTATTGAAGAATATATTACATTCTACAATAACCAACGTTATCAACCAGTATTAAAAGGCTTAACTCCAATGGAACTTAGGAATCAAGCCTTTGCTCTAATACAATAA
- a CDS encoding transposase — protein sequence MGEKAFELKTRNKRYSKEFKQMVIKEYLEGKGSLNQLAIMYNISSHEVLRKWIMKYNSHIEIKDYNPKPEVSMAKSRKTTYEERIKIVHYCLEHTLSYKETAVKYDVIHQPNL from the coding sequence ATGGGTGAAAAGGCATTTGAACTGAAAACGAGAAACAAAAGATATAGCAAAGAGTTTAAACAGATGGTAATCAAAGAGTATTTAGAAGGGAAAGGATCACTAAACCAACTTGCTATTATGTATAATATTAGTAGTCATGAGGTTCTCAGAAAATGGATTATGAAGTATAATAGTCATATAGAGATAAAGGATTACAATCCTAAACCGGAGGTCTCTATGGCAAAGTCTAGAAAAACAACCTATGAAGAACGGATAAAAATCGTACATTATTGTTTAGAGCATACTTTAAGTTATAAGGAAACAGCAGTCAAATATGACGTTATTCATCAACCGAACTTATGA
- a CDS encoding ABC transporter substrate-binding protein, translating to MKKLLLVLATAILVVTLTACGGSDDTTLRIFQNKVEIDGPMKAYAADWSQRTGTATEIVSCGGSTCGYQTQLLAELQSADQPDIFVIEGMSGYNEYEEIIYEFTDDAWIDDTGLEFTVDGSVYGFPVSVEAWGMAYNADILDAAGINPADLTTLEAYETAFQTLESQKAELGIEAPVSMGAGTGLAWVTGLHNFNGYLSAGLEYDDSSVIDDLNNGIAHRDRLEDLANWVELLFMYSTDSLLAGDYTTQVADFAEGNTAFIHQGNWIDPNLLDAGIEFEVGVAPHAASDGENDSIFIGAPSFYVINKNSDNIEEARQYLEDLAATEEGHQYMVEEANMVPAFNSVELVPSSPYSAAVVEWVQANKKYAWWQNDMPSNFGMGQIAPIYDLFAQYVTSDGDQGINKTEFVDQLEAEIESIE from the coding sequence TTGAAGAAATTATTATTAGTTTTAGCAACAGCCATTTTGGTTGTCACTTTAACAGCTTGTGGTGGATCAGATGACACTACATTACGTATTTTCCAAAACAAAGTAGAAATTGATGGACCAATGAAAGCATATGCTGCTGATTGGTCACAACGTACTGGTACTGCCACAGAAATTGTATCTTGTGGTGGTAGTACTTGTGGTTACCAAACACAATTACTCGCTGAATTACAATCAGCGGATCAACCAGACATCTTCGTTATTGAAGGTATGAGTGGATATAACGAATATGAAGAAATCATTTATGAGTTCACTGATGATGCATGGATCGATGACACAGGTTTAGAATTTACAGTTGATGGATCTGTTTACGGATTCCCAGTATCAGTAGAAGCATGGGGTATGGCATACAATGCAGATATCTTAGATGCAGCGGGTATTAATCCTGCCGATTTAACCACATTAGAAGCTTATGAAACTGCGTTCCAAACCTTAGAATCACAAAAAGCTGAGTTAGGTATCGAAGCACCAGTTTCAATGGGTGCTGGAACAGGACTTGCTTGGGTTACTGGACTTCATAACTTCAATGGATACTTAAGTGCTGGATTAGAATACGATGACTCATCTGTTATAGATGACTTAAACAACGGTATTGCACATCGTGATCGTTTAGAAGATCTAGCTAATTGGGTAGAATTACTATTCATGTATTCAACTGACTCATTACTTGCAGGAGATTACACTACTCAAGTTGCTGACTTTGCAGAAGGTAACACAGCATTCATCCATCAAGGTAACTGGATTGATCCAAACTTACTAGATGCAGGCATTGAATTTGAAGTTGGTGTAGCACCACACGCTGCATCTGATGGAGAAAATGACTCTATCTTTATTGGTGCACCTTCATTCTATGTAATTAACAAAAATTCAGATAACATAGAAGAAGCACGCCAATACTTAGAAGACTTAGCTGCAACTGAAGAAGGACACCAATACATGGTTGAAGAAGCAAACATGGTACCAGCATTCAATAGCGTTGAGTTAGTGCCAAGTTCACCTTACAGTGCTGCTGTAGTTGAATGGGTTCAAGCAAACAAAAAATATGCTTGGTGGCAAAATGATATGCCTTCAAACTTCGGTATGGGACAAATTGCTCCTATCTACGACTTGTTCGCACAATATGTAACATCAGATGGTGATCAAGGAATTAACAAAACTGAATTTGTAGATCAACTTGAAGCAGAAATTGAAAGTATCGAATAA
- a CDS encoding MATE family efflux transporter yields the protein MAKLEKNIYKITWPIFIEMLFFTLLGTVDTFMLSQYSDTAVGSVGVSNQILYLFGILVNVIGIGIGVVSAQYLGAKQVQKAKDTIATGIAGNTIIGILLSLIVVVFGNVFLGWIGTSDVFMDDSVAYLKIVGYSIVFIALRVSLSTGFRSFSKPKIVMMIMILGNVLNIGLNAVLIYGLLGFPSLGVTGAAIGTLISRIMMVVILLIGSYKILHIKVLHIRLHLEHLKKILFIGVPSAMENLMWNIAQVAILYFINQMTEEAVIARSYIQAILPFVFMFSFSLASGNSIIVGYFIGEKNPDAAYKHTLKTLRIAFIFVVIVTVLLNVFSNSLISLFTDDPVIIKMVRQVLYISVFIEIGRAMNLVYIQALRSAGDTVFPVVMAVISMFGIAVLFTYIFGIRLEMGILGVYIAAMIDEVLRGLTMALRWYLRRWTKINLVHSYT from the coding sequence ATGGCGAAACTTGAAAAAAATATATATAAAATAACATGGCCAATTTTTATTGAAATGTTATTTTTTACCTTACTTGGTACAGTCGATACATTTATGTTGTCACAATATAGTGATACGGCGGTAGGGAGTGTTGGTGTTAGTAATCAAATTCTTTATTTGTTTGGTATTTTAGTCAATGTCATTGGAATTGGTATTGGGGTAGTGAGTGCGCAATATTTAGGCGCAAAACAAGTCCAAAAGGCAAAAGATACGATTGCGACAGGGATTGCTGGTAACACGATTATTGGGATTTTACTCTCTTTAATTGTCGTGGTCTTTGGCAATGTTTTCTTAGGATGGATTGGGACCAGTGATGTATTTATGGATGATTCTGTCGCCTATTTAAAGATTGTTGGATATTCGATTGTCTTTATAGCGTTACGCGTGAGTTTAAGTACCGGCTTTAGAAGTTTTTCTAAGCCTAAGATTGTCATGATGATTATGATTCTTGGTAATGTATTAAACATTGGACTAAACGCAGTGTTGATCTATGGCTTATTAGGATTTCCTAGTCTAGGCGTGACGGGGGCTGCGATCGGAACTTTAATATCACGGATTATGATGGTTGTCATCTTACTCATCGGCTCATATAAAATACTCCATATTAAAGTATTACATATTCGATTGCACTTAGAACATTTAAAGAAAATTCTTTTTATAGGTGTCCCGAGTGCAATGGAGAATTTAATGTGGAATATTGCTCAAGTGGCCATACTTTACTTCATTAATCAAATGACAGAGGAAGCTGTCATCGCAAGAAGTTATATTCAGGCAATCTTACCATTTGTCTTTATGTTTAGCTTTAGCTTAGCCAGTGGTAATAGTATTATTGTTGGGTACTTCATTGGTGAGAAAAACCCTGATGCGGCTTATAAACATACACTTAAGACCTTACGTATTGCCTTTATATTTGTTGTGATTGTCACAGTCTTATTAAATGTCTTCAGCAATTCTCTTATTAGCTTATTTACGGATGACCCAGTCATTATTAAAATGGTGAGACAAGTCTTATATATCTCTGTATTCATTGAAATCGGTAGAGCGATGAACTTAGTTTATATCCAAGCCTTAAGAAGTGCCGGAGATACCGTATTCCCTGTCGTAATGGCAGTCATTAGTATGTTTGGTATCGCTGTCTTATTTACCTATATCTTTGGCATAAGATTAGAAATGGGAATCTTAGGGGTTTATATCGCCGCAATGATTGATGAAGTCTTGAGAGGCTTAACGATGGCATTGAGATGGTATTTACGTAGGTGGACAAAGATTAATTTAGTTCATTCTTATACTTGA
- a CDS encoding DUF3883 domain-containing protein — MTQEQTIINLVKNYLVHKGFVKLNNIQNHIIDSQNSQAIFNNYASETAKKAKIRDTIYKYSKDSDIAMHSGEYLFESKYEKVTPNQEFRLIKNSKQEGPQYFIVFQGKTYKEEYKEGILWAPRKSKNGSDPKFHWKNLTACQPGDIVFSIVNNRVNAKGIVEKKAILAPNPFDNDLWINEGWLVDVDYYMVDDGIKIKDHIDIIRPMLTDKYSPFKKETGNGNVGYLFKISNELGRYLNQFISDEYKSDHIDDIFEISEDEETILESILEAEGLSEADMMIIEDAPPIKSNKPNTNKKRVRYKKTDYLKKAERDIKKGYFAEKLVEAYEKNYLISIGREDLANKVKWVAKEADNFGYDILSFDENGNDKYIEVKGTTLGKSHPFDVSKNEVDTSIEKKDNYWIYRVYNLDSNQPMFYKFNGSLEEECELIPSSYKAYIKE; from the coding sequence ATGACACAAGAACAAACAATTATAAACTTGGTGAAAAATTATTTAGTTCATAAAGGCTTTGTAAAGCTCAATAATATACAGAATCATATTATTGATAGTCAAAATAGTCAAGCGATTTTTAACAATTATGCTAGTGAAACTGCCAAAAAGGCGAAGATTCGAGACACCATTTACAAATATTCAAAAGACAGTGATATTGCGATGCATTCTGGAGAATACTTATTTGAATCAAAATATGAGAAGGTCACTCCAAATCAAGAATTTAGGCTAATCAAAAATTCCAAGCAAGAAGGTCCGCAGTATTTTATAGTTTTCCAAGGCAAAACTTATAAAGAGGAGTACAAAGAAGGTATTTTATGGGCGCCTAGAAAGAGTAAAAATGGATCTGATCCCAAATTTCATTGGAAAAATTTAACTGCTTGTCAGCCTGGAGATATTGTTTTTAGTATTGTGAATAATCGTGTCAATGCAAAAGGTATTGTTGAAAAGAAAGCCATTCTTGCTCCTAACCCATTTGACAATGATCTTTGGATTAATGAAGGATGGTTAGTTGATGTAGATTACTACATGGTTGATGATGGTATCAAAATTAAAGATCATATTGATATTATCCGACCTATGCTTACGGATAAATATAGTCCCTTTAAAAAAGAAACTGGAAATGGGAATGTAGGGTACTTATTTAAGATTAGTAATGAATTAGGAAGATATCTAAATCAATTTATTAGTGATGAATATAAATCAGATCATATTGATGATATCTTTGAAATTTCAGAAGATGAAGAAACAATACTTGAATCAATTCTAGAAGCAGAAGGGTTATCAGAAGCAGACATGATGATAATCGAAGATGCCCCACCCATAAAATCAAATAAACCAAACACAAATAAGAAAAGAGTTCGTTATAAGAAAACAGATTATCTTAAAAAAGCAGAAAGAGATATTAAAAAAGGGTATTTTGCAGAAAAACTAGTAGAAGCTTATGAGAAGAATTATCTCATAAGTATTGGCAGAGAAGATTTAGCCAATAAAGTAAAGTGGGTCGCAAAAGAAGCTGATAATTTTGGGTATGATATTCTATCTTTTGATGAAAATGGCAATGATAAGTATATTGAAGTTAAAGGCACCACTTTAGGTAAAAGCCATCCTTTTGATGTGAGTAAAAATGAAGTGGATACTTCGATTGAAAAGAAAGATAATTATTGGATTTACCGCGTTTATAATTTAGATTCAAATCAACCAATGTTTTACAAGTTCAATGGATCACTAGAAGAAGAGTGTGAGTTAATACCAAGTTCATACAAAGCATATATAAAAGAATGA
- a CDS encoding HNH endonuclease domain-containing protein, whose product MENYLSQWIKIIEEMKNDNTYKTAWGRGIIECAYLNEYSIEDDNVIMKQSDIALKMIKYYWNQTFFFGLSQGKNPVILKQVKVLIEYYKNEVDTYPKPWNEVEAFFYKDARLLKKVISKILSNARINVCPRFRNVKTGTLMIYEILDKERLLVFKQTDIATLKEYAFVLSKLLNYKWAQLLERFNLAPKISQKVNAASERKIKRSSLRKYKNLLLKYYHKEQVRDFYTGEVIDIKDIHIDHVIPWSFIYTNEIWNLVVTKSTTNMKKGNRPPTKVEIEKLKKRNSELMESIHDNHKLRKKIEYSLTHHSLEKLYINMKG is encoded by the coding sequence ATGGAAAATTATTTATCGCAATGGATTAAAATTATTGAAGAAATGAAAAATGATAATACATATAAAACTGCTTGGGGAAGAGGCATTATTGAATGTGCGTATTTAAATGAGTATTCTATAGAAGATGATAATGTCATTATGAAACAGTCTGATATAGCATTAAAGATGATCAAGTATTATTGGAATCAAACTTTCTTCTTTGGACTATCCCAAGGGAAGAACCCAGTGATACTAAAACAAGTAAAGGTATTGATTGAGTATTACAAAAATGAAGTTGATACATACCCAAAACCATGGAATGAAGTTGAGGCATTTTTCTACAAAGATGCTCGCTTATTAAAAAAAGTTATATCTAAAATTCTATCTAATGCACGTATAAATGTTTGCCCAAGATTCAGGAACGTTAAAACAGGCACTTTAATGATTTATGAAATTTTAGATAAAGAAAGACTTTTAGTGTTCAAACAGACAGATATAGCAACTTTGAAAGAGTATGCATTTGTCTTATCAAAACTATTAAACTATAAATGGGCACAACTACTAGAAAGATTTAACTTAGCACCTAAAATTTCACAGAAAGTAAACGCAGCTTCTGAAAGGAAAATTAAAAGAAGTAGCCTCAGAAAGTATAAAAATTTATTGTTAAAATATTATCATAAAGAACAGGTTAGAGATTTTTATACCGGTGAAGTCATTGATATAAAAGATATCCATATTGATCATGTGATTCCATGGAGTTTCATTTATACGAACGAAATTTGGAACTTGGTCGTAACGAAATCTACTACCAATATGAAAAAAGGGAATAGACCACCTACTAAAGTGGAAATAGAGAAACTCAAAAAGCGAAATAGTGAATTAATGGAATCAATTCATGATAACCACAAATTAAGGAAAAAAATTGAATATTCTTTAACGCATCACTCATTAGAAAAACTGTATATCAATATGAAAGGATAG